From Chryseobacterium sp. IHB B 17019, one genomic window encodes:
- a CDS encoding DUF4421 family protein: MKPKAAYLFLLGLLYTPADAQIDSTKIKSYVDQVMIRVNLDTNLESFTFSETDQENVIKEMEFSINNKTKTSLSLDYRNISATLSFAPKFFPGNNDNELKGNSSYTDFRLRFFPKRFIQTVYYKNVKGFYIENMQDLIPGWQEERDGYLQFPDFRVQTFGGSTSYVLKKDFSLKSIYTQSEWQKNSSGSWVPFLDYDLTIFRDVLDGQKIKEYQYNIGANIGYFYNWVIADKVSVAPYLTVGFGGKFTSFRDTLEDGSKGPKEKAQYATVRGSGGLHIGYNSDRFLFGGKLNFNASAYDEKDNYTVENNNIYGLIYIGYRFAPPKAVKNTYDKIQKKVPIL; encoded by the coding sequence TTGAAACCAAAAGCAGCATATCTTTTTTTACTTGGTCTGTTGTACACGCCTGCGGATGCCCAGATCGACAGTACAAAAATCAAATCTTATGTAGATCAGGTAATGATCCGTGTCAATCTGGATACGAATCTGGAGAGTTTTACCTTTTCAGAAACGGATCAGGAAAATGTGATTAAAGAGATGGAATTTTCCATCAACAATAAGACAAAAACATCATTATCTCTTGATTACAGAAATATAAGTGCCACTTTATCCTTTGCTCCGAAATTTTTCCCTGGGAATAATGATAATGAATTGAAGGGAAACAGCTCTTACACAGATTTCAGATTAAGGTTTTTTCCTAAAAGATTCATCCAGACGGTTTACTATAAAAATGTAAAAGGATTTTATATTGAAAATATGCAGGATCTGATTCCGGGGTGGCAGGAAGAAAGAGATGGTTATCTGCAGTTTCCGGATTTTAGGGTGCAGACCTTCGGTGGTTCGACTTCGTATGTTTTAAAGAAAGATTTTTCGTTAAAAAGCATTTATACACAGAGCGAATGGCAGAAAAACAGCAGCGGAAGCTGGGTGCCGTTTTTAGATTATGACCTTACAATTTTCAGGGATGTCCTTGATGGCCAGAAAATTAAAGAATATCAATATAACATTGGAGCTAATATCGGCTACTTTTACAATTGGGTAATTGCCGATAAAGTAAGTGTTGCTCCTTATTTAACGGTAGGTTTCGGAGGAAAATTCACAAGCTTCAGAGATACTCTGGAAGATGGATCAAAAGGACCGAAAGAAAAAGCACAATATGCTACCGTGAGAGGGTCGGGAGGACTTCACATCGGATATAATTCAGATCGATTTTTATTTGGTGGAAAACTTAATTTCAATGCGTCTGCGTATGATGAGAAGGACAATTATACTGTTGAGAACAACAATATCTACGGATTAATCTATATAGGATATCGTTTTGCACCGCCAAAAGCAGTAAAAAACACTTATGATAAAATTCAAAAGAAGGTTCCTATTTTATAA